ACGATTTCTACAACTGGTCGACCGCGATCGTCATGCTGCTCGGACGGTTCGGCACGCTCGTGCTCGCGCTCGCCGTCGCCGGAGGGCTCGTCGTCAAGCCTCGCAACACGAAAGCAACCCCGGGCACGCTCGGCACGGCGACGCCGCTCTTCGGCGCGCTGCTCGGCTCGACGGCGCTGGTCGTCACCGCGCTGACGTTCGTCCCGGCCGACTGTCTCGCGCAGGTCGCAGAACATCTGCTGTTGCGCGCGGGAGCGACGTTCTAGCCGGCGTCGTCCGGGATGCCGGCGATCGTGCGACTCGCGCGGTACGCGTCGAGCGGGATCGGCCCGCCGCGCGAGCGCAGCGCGCTGAGCTGCAGCTCCTCGAGCATCTCGGCGCGGCGCCGGCGCAGCCCGTCGGCGATCTCTTGAGCGCGCCGTAAGCGCAGCTCGTCCCGGCGAAGCCGATCGTCGATCATGCCATCCCGTTACCCGCCGCCAAGCCTCACGGCTCGAGCAAGCGACGATGCTCCTTCGCGGGGCGGTCAGCGCGCGAGGTTGCCGCGCCGGCGGGTGACCGGGAGCGTCACGGTGGTCGTGGTCGTGCCGTGCTCGCGGCGCACGACGAGGCCGCTGCCGAACGCGCTGACCAGAAACAGCCCGCGCTGGGACTCGGAGAAGTCGGCCGGTAGGTGGACGTCGTCGACCGAGTAGCCCGGACCGTTGTCGGCGACCTCGAGGATCGCCGTGGGCCCGTTCCAGCGCAGCCGCACGTCGATCGCGCCGGGCGCGTGGCGCGCGACGTTGCCGAGCAGCTCGCCGAAGATCAGCTCGGCGCCGTAGAGGTCCGAGGCCGGCTCGACCTGCGCGGCGAGGTACCGCTGGAAGATCGTGCGCGCGTTGTTCGCCAGCGACGCGTCCGCGATGCGGAAGACGAAGCCGGTGCTGTCGGCCTTCAGGGTCCAGCCCTCCGAGGACCGCCTTTCGCCGGGCGAACGCTCCACGAGGACACTCTGTACCCCTTCAGAGCGAGCCGGTCCCGCCCGGTTCCCGCCGAACTGCCCGATCCGGGGGTATCCCGGGCTGTCAACCTGAGTATCGCCCGAGAGTTCCGTTAAGTCTCGAGCAACTTGAGGCCAATCCAAAAGCGCCGCTCCCGACGCCGTCTAATGCTTTTCCAATCGAAGGGAGGGCGGTGTTGGCGTACGAGGTGATCAAGCGCGTCAGCGGACGAGCCTACCGCTACCGGGTGGAAAGCTTCCGCGACCCGGAGACCCGCCGCGTCCGCGGGCGCTGGACGTACCTGGGCCGCGTCGACCCGGCCGACGCCGGCTTGCCGGAGCGCCCGGCGAAGCCGAGCTCGCGCGAGCGGCTGCTCGAAGCGGTCTCGCGGCTGCTGGCCACGACCGAGGCCGAGTCGCTCTCGGCGGGCTCGATCGCGCGCGAGGCCGGCGTCGCGTACGGCACGTTCTACCGCTATTTCACCGACCGCGCGCACGCTGTGCGCGAGGCGCTGCTGCGCCGCGGCCCGACCCTCGGCGACGTGGTGACCCGGTTCGGCCAGCCGCCCGGGAACGGGGAAGCCGAGCGCGAGCGGCTCGCGAGCTGGCTGCGGCAGGTCGCCGCCACCGCGCGCCGCGAGCGCGGCGTCGTGCGCGCCTGGCACGTCTACTCGAACGCCGACGACGCCGTCGTGCGCGCCCGCCGGCTCGCCGTCGACGCCGCGGTCGACCAAGTCGCCGCGTACCTGGAGGCGCTGCGCGTCGCGGGGGTGAGCGCGATCTCGTCGTCGCGTTTCGCGGCGTACGCGCTGGTCGCGCTCGCCGTCGCGCTCGGCCGCGACGCGGCGCTCGACGACGACGTCAGCCCGCGAGTCGACGGGCTCATTGCGCTCGCGTGGGATCTCTGCGGCCTGGGCTGAGCGTGCCGTAGGACGCCTTTCGAGACCGACCGAAGGCGCGCGCATGCTCGCGCGCTCGTGTCTCGCAGCGGTACTCGTCGCGTCGTGGATCGCGTCGCTCGCAGCGGCGGCGTTCGCCGACGCGACGCGTTATCGCATCCCGCCGCCGGCGATCGAGGCGGCGCTGAACGCGCCGCCGGTGCCGAGCGTCGTCGTCGGACCGCGCCACCGTTTCCTCGCGATCATGACGCCGCTGCGCTATCCGCCGGTCGCCGACCTCGCGCGCCCGATGCTGCGGCTCGCGGGGCTGCGCATCGATCCTGCGACGAACGGGATCCACCACGCGCGCGCCTTCACCTCGCTCGCGTTCGCGCGGATCGATCCTTCGCCGGGCTCCGGACAAGGGACCGTTCGCGTCGCACTGCCGGCGGACGCGCACCTAACGGATTTGCGGTTCTCACCGGACGAGACACGATTTGCGGCGACGAACGCGACCGCGCACGGCACGGAGCTGTGGCTCGGTACGCTTGCCGACGGGCGCGCGTCGCGCGTCGCGAACCTCGCGGTGAACGGCGTCTTCGACGAAGCGGTGCGCTGGGCGCCGGACGGGGTGCATCTGTTCGTGCGCGCCGTCGACCGCCGCGGACCCGCACCCGCCGAGACGATCGCGTCCGGGCCGGCGGTGCAAGAGACGAGCGGCAAAGCGGGCCAGATCGTCACGTACGAGGACATGCTGGCGAACGCGCACGATGAAGCGCTCTTCGAGTACTACGCGACGTCGCGCGTCGAGCTGGTCGACGCGCGCACCGGCGCGGTGACGCGCACCGCGGCGCGCGGGATTTTCACCGCGCTTTCGCCGTCGCCCGACGGGCGCTATGTCCTCACCGAGCGCGTGCATCGGCCGTTTTCGTACCTGTTCCCGTACGGGCGCTTCCCGCGCGTGAGCGAGGTGCTCGATCTGGGCGGCCGGCACGTCGCGACGATCGCTGACCGTCCGCTCGAAGAGCGCGTCCCCGCCAACGGCGTCCCGACCGGCCCGCGCGACGTCGCCTGGAAACCATCGTCGCCCGCGACGCTCGCCTGGACCGAAGCGCTCGACGGCGGGGACCCGCGCGCGAAGACCGCGCTGCGCGACCGGATCGTCACGCTTCCCGCGCCGTTCGGCGGTCCACCGCGCGAAGTGACGCGCACCCCGGCGCGGACGCTCTCCTTCCTCTGGCTGAGGGCAGACGAGCGCGCGCTCATCAACACCTTCGACCGCGACACGGGCATTCGCACCGAGCTGCTCGCCGACGCGCACGCGGCGAGCGACGCACCGAAGACCGTCTTCACCTTGCGCGACAGAGACGTCTACAACGACCCCGGGAGCGCGGAGGTGGAGTTCGCGCGGAACGGCGACCTCGTCGTCGCGCACGACGGCGATGTGATCTGGCTGCGCGGCGCGGGCTACGGTCGGGACGGGCGCCGGCCGTTCCTCGACCGCCTCAACCTGCGCAGCGGCGAGAAGACGCGGCTCTTCGTCTCCGAGCTTACGCCGCTCGAGCAGCCGATCGTCATGCTCGATCCCGATGCTGCACGTATCGTCACGTCGCGCCAGTCGCCGGCCGAGCCGCCGAACGTCTACGTGCGAACGCGCGCGAACGGCGCGCTGCGCGCGGTGACCGCGTTCACCGATCCCGCGCCGCAGCTGCGCGCGATCGGGCGCCGCGTCGTGAGCTATAAGCGCGCCGACGGCGTCGACCTGTCGTTCACCCTCTACACGCCGCCGGGTTGGAAAGAGGGAACCCGGCTGCCGACGTTCGTGTGGGCGTATCCGCTCGAGTACATCGACCCGGACACCGCCTCGCAGAACACCAACACCACGCAGACGTTCGTCAGCGTGACCGGCGCTTCACCGCTGTTTCTCGCGCTCGCCGGCTACGCCGTGCTCGACAACGCCTCGATGCCGATTGTCGGCGATCCGGCGACGGTGAACGACACCTACGTCGAACAGCTCGTCGCCGACGCGAAGGCGGCGGTCGACAAAGCGGTCGAGATCGGCGTCGCCGACCCGAACCGGATCGCGGTCGGCGGGCACTCGTACGGCGCGTTCATGACCGCGAACCTGCTCGCGCACACGCGGCTCTTCAAAGCCGGCATCGCGCGCAGCGGCGCCTACAACCGGACCCTCACGCCGTTCGGGTTCCAGAGCGAACGGCGCAGCTACTGGGAGGCGACCGATCTCTACACGAAGATGTCACCGTTCACGTACGCCAACGCGATCAAGGATCCGCTGCTGCTCATCCACGGCATGGCCGACGACAACACCGGCACGTATCCGATCCAGTCGGAGCGGCTGTACGCCGCGATCCAAGGGAACGGCGGGACCGCGCGGCTCGTGATGCTGCCGTACGAAGCGCACGGCTACGTCGGCCGCGAGTCGGTCGAGACGACGCTGGCCGAGATGATCGACTGGCTCGACCGCTGGCTCGGCCCGCGCCGCACGCTCACCGTTCGCTAGCGCGTAGCGTCGATAATCTGCAGCGAGCCCGTTGCGCGCGACCGCAGGTGCAGCGCTACCGACGTGCCGTAGCCGGTTTCCAGCCTCAGCAACTGTAAACCGTCCGGGCCGGTCACGGCGTGTGGACGAAGCGTCTCCGTCCCTGCGACCGGGTCACCGACAGACCAGGCGAAGCGTTCGACGACGAAAGCCCCGTCGTCGGCGCGGTCGATCACAAACCGGTACTCGAGGTTTGCCGGCGCCGAGCTGCTCGTCGTCACTGCGACATCGAATGCCCGCCGTGTGTCCAGCGCCGCAGTCGCCTGCTTCGCATCACGTGGCTGAAACGAAACCGCGCGAAACCTGACCACCGTTCGGACCGGCTGCTCGGGGTCGAGCGCTCGCAATGCGCTAGGAGCAGGGACGCGTAACGATGACAGCGTTGCGGTCGACAGCGGCCGGTCCAGCCGAACCAGCGGTCGCAGCCCCGCCGGTCCACGCTCGTTCTCCAGTTGCGGTCCTTCCGCGACGGCCGTCACCATATGCCGAAAGGCGCTACTGCACGGCTGATCCGTCCTCGTGTCCGTGCCGGTCCACACCTCGTCGAAGTACACCGCGAATGAAGTGCGCAACGGCAATGGACCTTCGAGCGTCCAGTACTCGCCCGGGTCGGACTTCGCGGCACCGAAGCGTCGCACCGCGTCGGGTCCGACGATGGGCCCCGTCATCTTCATCTGCACCGGTTCACGACTAGGCGCGGCAAGATAGTACGGAACGTGCTTTTCCAGATCGGCGCCTCGCACGAGATGAAGGATGACGGTCACGGTATGCGTCGCGTCGCTGTAGCTCGCCTGAGGCGGGCCCGAGCCCAGGTGAGGCAACTCTGGGCCGGTCGGCAAATACTCGCAGCGCGCCTGTGGTGGCGCACTGGTCGCTGCGGCGGAGGAGGTCTGCGCCGCGCTCTGCGATCCGAGCGAAGCAGCAAGCACACCAAACAGCAGAACGTGGCGCAAACCCTACCTCCTCGCCGTCACGAGTCTGGAGGTCGTTGCAAAGGAGCCAACTGCACGGGATCTCGTGTGCCTCGGCCCTGCACCGACTTCCTGGACGTGGGTTGGCGCCGCACGGAGTAGATGACCGATCCGGGCCCGCAGTTCGGCGAGTTGCCGCTATAGCCGTCTGGGCAGGCGCAATTAAAGCCAATGCACGGTGGTAGCCCGCCGTCGGAGCTTTCCGTCACCTCTGCGCGTTCTCGGGAGCGCATGGTTCAGCGGCGGTCTCGTCGCCCCTTCCTACGCGGAGCTACGTAAGTAATAGTTTTAGCCATGGCCGGCTTTGGCGGGCTCTTCGCGGCGCGCGCGGATCCAGCTGGCGCGGGTGAGCGAGAACAGGAGCACGTCGACGTGGCGGCCGCGGATCATCGCGCCGCTGCGCAGCATGCGCTCTTCACGAAAGCCGGTGCGGTCGAGCACCTTGCGCGAGGGGACGTTCGCGGGGACGATGCAGGCCTGCACTTCGTCGAGCTCGCCGGCGGCGAACGCTTCGCCGATCACCGCGCCGAGCGCCTCCGTCGCGTAGCCGAGGCCGCGCGCTTCGCTCAGCAAGCTGTACCCGACTTCGCCGACGCGCGGCGCGCGGTCGTTGACGCGCAAGGAGATCCAGCCGACGGCGCGCTCCGGCTCGCCGGTTTTCACCAGCCACTCGAAGCGGCCCGTCGCCGACGGGCGCAACGCTTTCGGCCGCGCGCGCACCTGGCGCTCGAACTCCTCGGCGCGCACGCGCGGGATGTCTTGGTACTTGCGCAGATCGGGCGCGTTGAGCACCGCCCACAATTCGCGCGCGTTGTGCGCTTCGACCGGCACGAGCGTGACGCGCCCGGCGCGCAGCGGCTTCATCGCGCGAGCGACGCGTCGGCGAAGGCGTGCACGAGCTGGGCGCCGCTCTCGTCGGGCGCGGTCTCGAAGCTGACGCGGTCGCCGGGCCGCGCGAGCAGCACGTCGGGACCGGCCGCGTCGACGATGGTGAAGACGCCGCGCCGGCCGCGCAGCGTGAACCACACCCGTCCACCCGCGACGGCGAAGCGGTCGATCACGCCGGCGATCCGCGGCGTCGGCCGCCCGCCGGCGCTCTCGCCGAGATACGCGCGGTACGACGCGAACGCGTCCTGCGAAGGCGAGGGCGCACCGCTGTTGCCGACGACGACGTGGCCGCCCGCTGCCTGCACCAGCGCGAGGGTCTGAAACTTTCCGTTGTCGGCGACGGCCGGAACCACCCACGTATTCTGCCCGAACAGCGAGTAGAGTACCGGTTGGGTGGGGAGCAGGCGACCTTGCTTGATCACCGGGTTTCCGCCCACCGCGTCCTCGGCGGCCGTCGAGTTGTACTCGCCGCCGCTCGAGGTGAAATAGGTCATCGCGCCGGTCCGGCTGTCGAAGTAGGTGAAGCCGGTCATCGACGCGTCGGTGCGGTTCGGTGAGGTGTGGTCGACGAACCACACGAAGCGCCCGTCGGCGAGCAAGATTCCGAACACGTCGTCGCGCGCGGGCAGGTGCACGTCGCGCTTGGTGATCTGCGCGTTCCACCAGCCGTGCACGTAGCGCCCGAACCAGTCGTTGTAGTCGATGACGAGCGCCGGCGGAAAGACGCGGCTCACCCACTTCGGCAGCGTGTCGAAGCGCTCGCGCGGGATGCGCTCCATCGCGCCGGTCGTCGGGTCGACGATCACCACCGCGGTCACCTTCTCGCCGCTCCAGCCGATCGTCGGCCGGCCCAGCGTCAC
The nucleotide sequence above comes from Candidatus Eremiobacterota bacterium. Encoded proteins:
- a CDS encoding ATP-binding protein is translated as MDWPQVARDLTELSGDTQVDSPGYPRIGQFGGNRAGPARSEGVQSVLVERSPGERRSSEGWTLKADSTGFVFRIADASLANNARTIFQRYLAAQVEPASDLYGAELIFGELLGNVARHAPGAIDVRLRWNGPTAILEVADNGPGYSVDDVHLPADFSESQRGLFLVSAFGSGLVVRREHGTTTTTVTLPVTRRRGNLAR
- a CDS encoding TetR/AcrR family transcriptional regulator, whose protein sequence is MLAYEVIKRVSGRAYRYRVESFRDPETRRVRGRWTYLGRVDPADAGLPERPAKPSSRERLLEAVSRLLATTEAESLSAGSIAREAGVAYGTFYRYFTDRAHAVREALLRRGPTLGDVVTRFGQPPGNGEAERERLASWLRQVAATARRERGVVRAWHVYSNADDAVVRARRLAVDAAVDQVAAYLEALRVAGVSAISSSRFAAYALVALAVALGRDAALDDDVSPRVDGLIALAWDLCGLG
- a CDS encoding S9 family peptidase — protein: MLARSCLAAVLVASWIASLAAAAFADATRYRIPPPAIEAALNAPPVPSVVVGPRHRFLAIMTPLRYPPVADLARPMLRLAGLRIDPATNGIHHARAFTSLAFARIDPSPGSGQGTVRVALPADAHLTDLRFSPDETRFAATNATAHGTELWLGTLADGRASRVANLAVNGVFDEAVRWAPDGVHLFVRAVDRRGPAPAETIASGPAVQETSGKAGQIVTYEDMLANAHDEALFEYYATSRVELVDARTGAVTRTAARGIFTALSPSPDGRYVLTERVHRPFSYLFPYGRFPRVSEVLDLGGRHVATIADRPLEERVPANGVPTGPRDVAWKPSSPATLAWTEALDGGDPRAKTALRDRIVTLPAPFGGPPREVTRTPARTLSFLWLRADERALINTFDRDTGIRTELLADAHAASDAPKTVFTLRDRDVYNDPGSAEVEFARNGDLVVAHDGDVIWLRGAGYGRDGRRPFLDRLNLRSGEKTRLFVSELTPLEQPIVMLDPDAARIVTSRQSPAEPPNVYVRTRANGALRAVTAFTDPAPQLRAIGRRVVSYKRADGVDLSFTLYTPPGWKEGTRLPTFVWAYPLEYIDPDTASQNTNTTQTFVSVTGASPLFLALAGYAVLDNASMPIVGDPATVNDTYVEQLVADAKAAVDKAVEIGVADPNRIAVGGHSYGAFMTANLLAHTRLFKAGIARSGAYNRTLTPFGFQSERRSYWEATDLYTKMSPFTYANAIKDPLLLIHGMADDNTGTYPIQSERLYAAIQGNGGTARLVMLPYEAHGYVGRESVETTLAEMIDWLDRWLGPRRTLTVR
- a CDS encoding GNAT family N-acetyltransferase, which codes for MKPLRAGRVTLVPVEAHNARELWAVLNAPDLRKYQDIPRVRAEEFERQVRARPKALRPSATGRFEWLVKTGEPERAVGWISLRVNDRAPRVGEVGYSLLSEARGLGYATEALGAVIGEAFAAGELDEVQACIVPANVPSRKVLDRTGFREERMLRSGAMIRGRHVDVLLFSLTRASWIRARREEPAKAGHG